One Esox lucius isolate fEsoLuc1 chromosome 1, fEsoLuc1.pri, whole genome shotgun sequence genomic region harbors:
- the myo1cb gene encoding unconventional myosin-Ic isoform X1: MMELRIQLIPTGEIIMPPGKNGENYCHSCTKAVGSDGVRITMESALTARDRVGVQDFVLLENFTSEAAFIENLRKRFKENLIYTYIGSVLVSVNPYKDLEIYTKNHMERYRGVNFYEVSPHIYAVADNSYRSMRTERRDQCILISGESGAGKTEASKKILQYYAITCPASDQVQTVKDRLLQSNPVLEAFGNAKTLRNDNSSRFGKYMDIQFDFKGAPVGGHILNYLLEKSRVVHQNHGERNFHIFYQLIEGGEEDLLRRLGLEKNPQQYQYLVKGNCPKVSSINDRSDWKVVRKALTVIGFNDDEVEELLNIIASVLHLGNIQFGGEDSGIAYITTDTQIKYLSRLLGVDGLVLKEALTHKKIIAKGEELISPLNLEQAASARDALSKAVYGRTFTWLVNKINDSLAFKDESYKNPSVIGLLDIYGFEVFQHNSFEQFCINYCNEKLQQLFIELTLKSEQDEYEAEGITWEPVQYFNNKIICDLVEEKFKGIISILDEECLRPGDASDITFLEKLEDTVGGHAHLTTHKLADGKTRKVMGREEFRLLHYAGEVNYNVNGFLDKNNDLLFRNLKEVMCMSENTILTQCFDRVELKDNKRPETAATQFKNSLAKLMEILMSKEPSYVRCIKPNDAKQAGRFDEVLIRHQVKYLGLMENLRVRRAGFAYRRRYEIFLQRYKSLCPETWPTWEGKQVDGVSTLVKHLGYKPEEYKLGRSKIFIRFPKTLFATEDALETRKHSLATKLQSGWKGYTQKTKYRKLRSSAVMIQSWWKGILARRRAQRKRQAVDSIRRFIKGFIYRHKERCPENEYFLDYVRYSFLIKLRKNLPKTVLDKSWPTPPAALVEASELLRKMNMQNMVWRYCKKINPEWKHQLEQKMVASEIFKDKKDNYPQSVPKLFVGTRLNGEEINPKVLQSLGNEKMKYAVPVTKYDRKGYKARNRQLLLTSNSAFIVEEGKLKQRIDYASLKGISVSSLSDGVFVLHVPTEDNKQKGDVVLQSDHIIETLTKVAICADKIHSININQGSITFTVGHGKEGTIDFTSGSELLVAKAKNGHLSVTAPRLNSR, translated from the exons GCGGTAGGTAGTGACGGAGTTCGGATCACCATGGAGAGTGCCCTGACGGCCAGGGACCGGGTGGGGGTGCAggactttgtcctgctggaGAACTTCACCAGCGAGGCGGCCTTCATCGAGAACCTCCGCAAACGCTTCAAGGAAAACCTAATCTAT ACATACATTGGCTCAGTTCTGGTGTCGGTGAACCCGTACAAGGATCTGGAGATCTACACTAAGAACCACATGGAGCGCTACCGAGGGGTCAACTTCTACGAGGTCTCTCCCCACAT CTATGCCGTGGCTGACAACTCATACCGCTCCATGCGGACAGAGCGTAGGGACCAGTGTATCCTGATCTCAGGGGAGAGTGGCGCTGGCAAAACAGAGGCGTCCAAGAAGATCCTGCAGTACTACGCCATTACCTGTCCTGCTAGTGACCAGGTCCAGACGGTCAAGGACCGCCTGCTGCAGTCCAACCCGGTTCTGGAG gcTTTTGGAAATGCCAAAACATTGCGCAATGACAACTCCAGCCGGTTCGGCAAATACATGGACATCCAGTTTGATTTTAAG GGAGCTCCAGTTGGGGGCCACATCCTCAACTACCTGCTGGAGAAGTCCCGGGTGGTCCACCAGAACCACGGCGAACGGAACTTCCACATCTTCTACCAGCTGATCGAGGGTGGCGAGGAGGACCTGCTGCGACGTCTTGGCCTGGAGAAGAACCCCCAGCAGTACCAGTACCTGGTCAAG gggaACTGTCCCAAGGTCAGCTCCATCAACGACCGCAGCGACTGGAAGGTGGTCAGGAAGGCCCTGACTGTTATCGGCTTCAACGACGATGAGGTGGAG gAGCTGTTGAACATTATTGCCAGTGTCCTTCACCTGGggaacattcagtttggagggGAGGACAGTGGCATTGCCTACATCACCACAGACACCCAGATCAAGTACCTGTCTCGG TTGCTAGGTGTGGACGGTTTAGTCCTGAAAGAGGCGTTAACACACAAAAAGATAATCGCTAAAGGAGAAGAG CTGATTAGCCCTCTAAACCTGGAACAGGCTGCGTCGGCCCGGGATGCCCTGTCCAAGGCTGTGTATGGACGCACGTTTACCTGGCTAGTCAACAAGATCAACGACTCCCTGGCCTTCAAG GATGAGAGCTATAAGAACCCTTCGGTCATTGGTCTCCTAGATATCTACGGCTTTGAGGTTTTTCAGCACAACAG CTTCGAGCAGTTCTGCATAAACTACTGTAACGAGAAACTGCAGCAGCTGTTCATAGAGCTCACCCTCAAGTCGGAGCAGGACGAATACGAAGCCGAGGGAATAACG TGGGAACCGGTGCAGTATTTCAACAACAAGATAATCTGCGATCTGGTGGAGGAGAAGTTCAAAGGAATCATCTCCATTCTG gATGAGGAGTGTCTAAGGCCAGGTGATGCCAGTGATATTACCTTCCTGGAGAAGCTGGAAGACACAGTGGGAGGCCACGCCCACTTGACAAC TCACAAGCTGGCCGATGGAAAGACCCGGAAGGTGATGGGCCGAGAGGAGTTCAGGTTGCTGCACTATGCTGGAGAGGTCAACTACAACGTCAAcg GCTTTCTGGACAAGAACAATGACCTCCTCTTCAGGAACTTGAAGGAG GTCATGTGCATGTCGGAGAACACGATTCTGACCCAGTGCTTTGACCGGGTGGAGCTGAAGGACAACAAAAGACCAGAGACG GCAGCGACCCAGTTCAAGAACAGCCTGGCGAAGTTAATGGAGATCCTGATGTCCAAGGAGCCGTCGTATGTGCGCTGTATCAAGCCCAACGATGCCAAGCAAGCAG GTCGGTTCGATGAGGTTCTCATCAGACATCAGGTCAAGTACCTGGGTCTGATGGAGAACCTGCGTGTGAGGAGAGCAGGCTTTGCGTACCGCCGTCGCTACGAGATCTTCCTCCagag ATATAAGTCCCTGTGCCCGGAAACCTGGCCTACCTGGGAAGGAAAGCAGGTTGATGGGGTGTCCACGCTGGTCAAACACCTGGGCTACAAACCTGAGGAGTACAAGCTGGGCAG ATCCAAGATTTTCATCCGTTTTCCAAAGACCCTCTTCGCCACAGAAGACGCATTAGAAACCAGGAAACACAGCCTAG CCACCAAACTGCAGTCCGGCTGGAAAGGCTACACCCAGAAGACCAAATACCGCAAACTCCGGTCGTCAG CCGTTATGATCCAGTCATGGTGGAAAGGCATTCTGGCCCGGCGGAGGGCACAGCGTAAGAGGCAGGCGGTCGACTCCATCCGCAG GTTCATCAAGGGATTCATCTACCGCCATAAGGAGCGTTGTCCCGAGAACGAGTACTTCCTGGACTACGTGCGCTACTCCTTCCTGATTAAGCTACGCAAGAACCTCCCAAAGACAGTCCTGGACAAGAGTTGGCCCACACCCCCGGCGGCTCTCGTTGAG GCGTCAGAACTGCTGCGGAAAATGAACATGCAGAACATGGTTTGGCGCTACTGCAAGAAGATCAACCCTGAGTGGAAACATCAG TTGGAACAGAAAATGGTGGCCAGTGAGATCTTCAAAGACAAGAAGGACAACTATCCTCAAAGTGTCCCGAAGCTCTTTGTGGGCACACGGCTCA ACGGAGAGGAGATTAACCCCAAGGTGTTGCAGTCACTTGGCAATGAGAAGATGAAG taTGCCGTCCCAGTGACCAAGTACGACAGGAAGGGCTACAAGGCTCGGAACAGGCAGTTGTTGCTGACCTCCAACAGTGCCTTCATCGTGGAGGAGGGCAAACTCAAACAGCGCATCGACTACGCATCCCTCAAAG GTATCTCTGTCAGCTCTCTGAGTGATGGCGTCTTTGTTCTGCACGTGCCAACCGAAGACAACAAACAGAAG
- the myo1cb gene encoding unconventional myosin-Ic isoform X4 translates to MESALTARDRVGVQDFVLLENFTSEAAFIENLRKRFKENLIYTYIGSVLVSVNPYKDLEIYTKNHMERYRGVNFYEVSPHIYAVADNSYRSMRTERRDQCILISGESGAGKTEASKKILQYYAITCPASDQVQTVKDRLLQSNPVLEAFGNAKTLRNDNSSRFGKYMDIQFDFKGAPVGGHILNYLLEKSRVVHQNHGERNFHIFYQLIEGGEEDLLRRLGLEKNPQQYQYLVKGNCPKVSSINDRSDWKVVRKALTVIGFNDDEVEELLNIIASVLHLGNIQFGGEDSGIAYITTDTQIKYLSRLLGVDGLVLKEALTHKKIIAKGEELISPLNLEQAASARDALSKAVYGRTFTWLVNKINDSLAFKDESYKNPSVIGLLDIYGFEVFQHNSFEQFCINYCNEKLQQLFIELTLKSEQDEYEAEGITWEPVQYFNNKIICDLVEEKFKGIISILDEECLRPGDASDITFLEKLEDTVGGHAHLTTHKLADGKTRKVMGREEFRLLHYAGEVNYNVNGFLDKNNDLLFRNLKEVMCMSENTILTQCFDRVELKDNKRPETAATQFKNSLAKLMEILMSKEPSYVRCIKPNDAKQAGRFDEVLIRHQVKYLGLMENLRVRRAGFAYRRRYEIFLQRYKSLCPETWPTWEGKQVDGVSTLVKHLGYKPEEYKLGRSKIFIRFPKTLFATEDALETRKHSLATKLQSGWKGYTQKTKYRKLRSSAVMIQSWWKGILARRRAQRKRQAVDSIRRFIKGFIYRHKERCPENEYFLDYVRYSFLIKLRKNLPKTVLDKSWPTPPAALVEASELLRKMNMQNMVWRYCKKINPEWKHQLEQKMVASEIFKDKKDNYPQSVPKLFVGTRLNGEEINPKVLQSLGNEKMKYAVPVTKYDRKGYKARNRQLLLTSNSAFIVEEGKLKQRIDYASLKGISVSSLSDGVFVLHVPTEDNKQKGDVVLQSDHIIETLTKVAICADKIHSININQGSITFTVGHGKEGTIDFTSGSELLVAKAKNGHLSVVSRHNGGI, encoded by the exons ATGGAGAGTGCCCTGACGGCCAGGGACCGGGTGGGGGTGCAggactttgtcctgctggaGAACTTCACCAGCGAGGCGGCCTTCATCGAGAACCTCCGCAAACGCTTCAAGGAAAACCTAATCTAT ACATACATTGGCTCAGTTCTGGTGTCGGTGAACCCGTACAAGGATCTGGAGATCTACACTAAGAACCACATGGAGCGCTACCGAGGGGTCAACTTCTACGAGGTCTCTCCCCACAT CTATGCCGTGGCTGACAACTCATACCGCTCCATGCGGACAGAGCGTAGGGACCAGTGTATCCTGATCTCAGGGGAGAGTGGCGCTGGCAAAACAGAGGCGTCCAAGAAGATCCTGCAGTACTACGCCATTACCTGTCCTGCTAGTGACCAGGTCCAGACGGTCAAGGACCGCCTGCTGCAGTCCAACCCGGTTCTGGAG gcTTTTGGAAATGCCAAAACATTGCGCAATGACAACTCCAGCCGGTTCGGCAAATACATGGACATCCAGTTTGATTTTAAG GGAGCTCCAGTTGGGGGCCACATCCTCAACTACCTGCTGGAGAAGTCCCGGGTGGTCCACCAGAACCACGGCGAACGGAACTTCCACATCTTCTACCAGCTGATCGAGGGTGGCGAGGAGGACCTGCTGCGACGTCTTGGCCTGGAGAAGAACCCCCAGCAGTACCAGTACCTGGTCAAG gggaACTGTCCCAAGGTCAGCTCCATCAACGACCGCAGCGACTGGAAGGTGGTCAGGAAGGCCCTGACTGTTATCGGCTTCAACGACGATGAGGTGGAG gAGCTGTTGAACATTATTGCCAGTGTCCTTCACCTGGggaacattcagtttggagggGAGGACAGTGGCATTGCCTACATCACCACAGACACCCAGATCAAGTACCTGTCTCGG TTGCTAGGTGTGGACGGTTTAGTCCTGAAAGAGGCGTTAACACACAAAAAGATAATCGCTAAAGGAGAAGAG CTGATTAGCCCTCTAAACCTGGAACAGGCTGCGTCGGCCCGGGATGCCCTGTCCAAGGCTGTGTATGGACGCACGTTTACCTGGCTAGTCAACAAGATCAACGACTCCCTGGCCTTCAAG GATGAGAGCTATAAGAACCCTTCGGTCATTGGTCTCCTAGATATCTACGGCTTTGAGGTTTTTCAGCACAACAG CTTCGAGCAGTTCTGCATAAACTACTGTAACGAGAAACTGCAGCAGCTGTTCATAGAGCTCACCCTCAAGTCGGAGCAGGACGAATACGAAGCCGAGGGAATAACG TGGGAACCGGTGCAGTATTTCAACAACAAGATAATCTGCGATCTGGTGGAGGAGAAGTTCAAAGGAATCATCTCCATTCTG gATGAGGAGTGTCTAAGGCCAGGTGATGCCAGTGATATTACCTTCCTGGAGAAGCTGGAAGACACAGTGGGAGGCCACGCCCACTTGACAAC TCACAAGCTGGCCGATGGAAAGACCCGGAAGGTGATGGGCCGAGAGGAGTTCAGGTTGCTGCACTATGCTGGAGAGGTCAACTACAACGTCAAcg GCTTTCTGGACAAGAACAATGACCTCCTCTTCAGGAACTTGAAGGAG GTCATGTGCATGTCGGAGAACACGATTCTGACCCAGTGCTTTGACCGGGTGGAGCTGAAGGACAACAAAAGACCAGAGACG GCAGCGACCCAGTTCAAGAACAGCCTGGCGAAGTTAATGGAGATCCTGATGTCCAAGGAGCCGTCGTATGTGCGCTGTATCAAGCCCAACGATGCCAAGCAAGCAG GTCGGTTCGATGAGGTTCTCATCAGACATCAGGTCAAGTACCTGGGTCTGATGGAGAACCTGCGTGTGAGGAGAGCAGGCTTTGCGTACCGCCGTCGCTACGAGATCTTCCTCCagag ATATAAGTCCCTGTGCCCGGAAACCTGGCCTACCTGGGAAGGAAAGCAGGTTGATGGGGTGTCCACGCTGGTCAAACACCTGGGCTACAAACCTGAGGAGTACAAGCTGGGCAG ATCCAAGATTTTCATCCGTTTTCCAAAGACCCTCTTCGCCACAGAAGACGCATTAGAAACCAGGAAACACAGCCTAG CCACCAAACTGCAGTCCGGCTGGAAAGGCTACACCCAGAAGACCAAATACCGCAAACTCCGGTCGTCAG CCGTTATGATCCAGTCATGGTGGAAAGGCATTCTGGCCCGGCGGAGGGCACAGCGTAAGAGGCAGGCGGTCGACTCCATCCGCAG GTTCATCAAGGGATTCATCTACCGCCATAAGGAGCGTTGTCCCGAGAACGAGTACTTCCTGGACTACGTGCGCTACTCCTTCCTGATTAAGCTACGCAAGAACCTCCCAAAGACAGTCCTGGACAAGAGTTGGCCCACACCCCCGGCGGCTCTCGTTGAG GCGTCAGAACTGCTGCGGAAAATGAACATGCAGAACATGGTTTGGCGCTACTGCAAGAAGATCAACCCTGAGTGGAAACATCAG TTGGAACAGAAAATGGTGGCCAGTGAGATCTTCAAAGACAAGAAGGACAACTATCCTCAAAGTGTCCCGAAGCTCTTTGTGGGCACACGGCTCA ACGGAGAGGAGATTAACCCCAAGGTGTTGCAGTCACTTGGCAATGAGAAGATGAAG taTGCCGTCCCAGTGACCAAGTACGACAGGAAGGGCTACAAGGCTCGGAACAGGCAGTTGTTGCTGACCTCCAACAGTGCCTTCATCGTGGAGGAGGGCAAACTCAAACAGCGCATCGACTACGCATCCCTCAAAG GTATCTCTGTCAGCTCTCTGAGTGATGGCGTCTTTGTTCTGCACGTGCCAACCGAAGACAACAAACAGAAG
- the myo1cb gene encoding unconventional myosin-Ic isoform X3, giving the protein MNQAVGSDGVRITMESALTARDRVGVQDFVLLENFTSEAAFIENLRKRFKENLIYTYIGSVLVSVNPYKDLEIYTKNHMERYRGVNFYEVSPHIYAVADNSYRSMRTERRDQCILISGESGAGKTEASKKILQYYAITCPASDQVQTVKDRLLQSNPVLEAFGNAKTLRNDNSSRFGKYMDIQFDFKGAPVGGHILNYLLEKSRVVHQNHGERNFHIFYQLIEGGEEDLLRRLGLEKNPQQYQYLVKGNCPKVSSINDRSDWKVVRKALTVIGFNDDEVEELLNIIASVLHLGNIQFGGEDSGIAYITTDTQIKYLSRLLGVDGLVLKEALTHKKIIAKGEELISPLNLEQAASARDALSKAVYGRTFTWLVNKINDSLAFKDESYKNPSVIGLLDIYGFEVFQHNSFEQFCINYCNEKLQQLFIELTLKSEQDEYEAEGITWEPVQYFNNKIICDLVEEKFKGIISILDEECLRPGDASDITFLEKLEDTVGGHAHLTTHKLADGKTRKVMGREEFRLLHYAGEVNYNVNGFLDKNNDLLFRNLKEVMCMSENTILTQCFDRVELKDNKRPETAATQFKNSLAKLMEILMSKEPSYVRCIKPNDAKQAGRFDEVLIRHQVKYLGLMENLRVRRAGFAYRRRYEIFLQRYKSLCPETWPTWEGKQVDGVSTLVKHLGYKPEEYKLGRSKIFIRFPKTLFATEDALETRKHSLATKLQSGWKGYTQKTKYRKLRSSAVMIQSWWKGILARRRAQRKRQAVDSIRRFIKGFIYRHKERCPENEYFLDYVRYSFLIKLRKNLPKTVLDKSWPTPPAALVEASELLRKMNMQNMVWRYCKKINPEWKHQLEQKMVASEIFKDKKDNYPQSVPKLFVGTRLNGEEINPKVLQSLGNEKMKYAVPVTKYDRKGYKARNRQLLLTSNSAFIVEEGKLKQRIDYASLKGISVSSLSDGVFVLHVPTEDNKQKGDVVLQSDHIIETLTKVAICADKIHSININQGSITFTVGHGKEGTIDFTSGSELLVAKAKNGHLSVVSRHNGGI; this is encoded by the exons GCGGTAGGTAGTGACGGAGTTCGGATCACCATGGAGAGTGCCCTGACGGCCAGGGACCGGGTGGGGGTGCAggactttgtcctgctggaGAACTTCACCAGCGAGGCGGCCTTCATCGAGAACCTCCGCAAACGCTTCAAGGAAAACCTAATCTAT ACATACATTGGCTCAGTTCTGGTGTCGGTGAACCCGTACAAGGATCTGGAGATCTACACTAAGAACCACATGGAGCGCTACCGAGGGGTCAACTTCTACGAGGTCTCTCCCCACAT CTATGCCGTGGCTGACAACTCATACCGCTCCATGCGGACAGAGCGTAGGGACCAGTGTATCCTGATCTCAGGGGAGAGTGGCGCTGGCAAAACAGAGGCGTCCAAGAAGATCCTGCAGTACTACGCCATTACCTGTCCTGCTAGTGACCAGGTCCAGACGGTCAAGGACCGCCTGCTGCAGTCCAACCCGGTTCTGGAG gcTTTTGGAAATGCCAAAACATTGCGCAATGACAACTCCAGCCGGTTCGGCAAATACATGGACATCCAGTTTGATTTTAAG GGAGCTCCAGTTGGGGGCCACATCCTCAACTACCTGCTGGAGAAGTCCCGGGTGGTCCACCAGAACCACGGCGAACGGAACTTCCACATCTTCTACCAGCTGATCGAGGGTGGCGAGGAGGACCTGCTGCGACGTCTTGGCCTGGAGAAGAACCCCCAGCAGTACCAGTACCTGGTCAAG gggaACTGTCCCAAGGTCAGCTCCATCAACGACCGCAGCGACTGGAAGGTGGTCAGGAAGGCCCTGACTGTTATCGGCTTCAACGACGATGAGGTGGAG gAGCTGTTGAACATTATTGCCAGTGTCCTTCACCTGGggaacattcagtttggagggGAGGACAGTGGCATTGCCTACATCACCACAGACACCCAGATCAAGTACCTGTCTCGG TTGCTAGGTGTGGACGGTTTAGTCCTGAAAGAGGCGTTAACACACAAAAAGATAATCGCTAAAGGAGAAGAG CTGATTAGCCCTCTAAACCTGGAACAGGCTGCGTCGGCCCGGGATGCCCTGTCCAAGGCTGTGTATGGACGCACGTTTACCTGGCTAGTCAACAAGATCAACGACTCCCTGGCCTTCAAG GATGAGAGCTATAAGAACCCTTCGGTCATTGGTCTCCTAGATATCTACGGCTTTGAGGTTTTTCAGCACAACAG CTTCGAGCAGTTCTGCATAAACTACTGTAACGAGAAACTGCAGCAGCTGTTCATAGAGCTCACCCTCAAGTCGGAGCAGGACGAATACGAAGCCGAGGGAATAACG TGGGAACCGGTGCAGTATTTCAACAACAAGATAATCTGCGATCTGGTGGAGGAGAAGTTCAAAGGAATCATCTCCATTCTG gATGAGGAGTGTCTAAGGCCAGGTGATGCCAGTGATATTACCTTCCTGGAGAAGCTGGAAGACACAGTGGGAGGCCACGCCCACTTGACAAC TCACAAGCTGGCCGATGGAAAGACCCGGAAGGTGATGGGCCGAGAGGAGTTCAGGTTGCTGCACTATGCTGGAGAGGTCAACTACAACGTCAAcg GCTTTCTGGACAAGAACAATGACCTCCTCTTCAGGAACTTGAAGGAG GTCATGTGCATGTCGGAGAACACGATTCTGACCCAGTGCTTTGACCGGGTGGAGCTGAAGGACAACAAAAGACCAGAGACG GCAGCGACCCAGTTCAAGAACAGCCTGGCGAAGTTAATGGAGATCCTGATGTCCAAGGAGCCGTCGTATGTGCGCTGTATCAAGCCCAACGATGCCAAGCAAGCAG GTCGGTTCGATGAGGTTCTCATCAGACATCAGGTCAAGTACCTGGGTCTGATGGAGAACCTGCGTGTGAGGAGAGCAGGCTTTGCGTACCGCCGTCGCTACGAGATCTTCCTCCagag ATATAAGTCCCTGTGCCCGGAAACCTGGCCTACCTGGGAAGGAAAGCAGGTTGATGGGGTGTCCACGCTGGTCAAACACCTGGGCTACAAACCTGAGGAGTACAAGCTGGGCAG ATCCAAGATTTTCATCCGTTTTCCAAAGACCCTCTTCGCCACAGAAGACGCATTAGAAACCAGGAAACACAGCCTAG CCACCAAACTGCAGTCCGGCTGGAAAGGCTACACCCAGAAGACCAAATACCGCAAACTCCGGTCGTCAG CCGTTATGATCCAGTCATGGTGGAAAGGCATTCTGGCCCGGCGGAGGGCACAGCGTAAGAGGCAGGCGGTCGACTCCATCCGCAG GTTCATCAAGGGATTCATCTACCGCCATAAGGAGCGTTGTCCCGAGAACGAGTACTTCCTGGACTACGTGCGCTACTCCTTCCTGATTAAGCTACGCAAGAACCTCCCAAAGACAGTCCTGGACAAGAGTTGGCCCACACCCCCGGCGGCTCTCGTTGAG GCGTCAGAACTGCTGCGGAAAATGAACATGCAGAACATGGTTTGGCGCTACTGCAAGAAGATCAACCCTGAGTGGAAACATCAG TTGGAACAGAAAATGGTGGCCAGTGAGATCTTCAAAGACAAGAAGGACAACTATCCTCAAAGTGTCCCGAAGCTCTTTGTGGGCACACGGCTCA ACGGAGAGGAGATTAACCCCAAGGTGTTGCAGTCACTTGGCAATGAGAAGATGAAG taTGCCGTCCCAGTGACCAAGTACGACAGGAAGGGCTACAAGGCTCGGAACAGGCAGTTGTTGCTGACCTCCAACAGTGCCTTCATCGTGGAGGAGGGCAAACTCAAACAGCGCATCGACTACGCATCCCTCAAAG GTATCTCTGTCAGCTCTCTGAGTGATGGCGTCTTTGTTCTGCACGTGCCAACCGAAGACAACAAACAGAAG